The genomic stretch ATTATTTGAGTGTTTGGGAAAATATGCCTTATTCTTTTAATTAAACCGTTTAATCTAAGACCTCTTTCTTCATCGGAAATAGTATGAATTTCATCAACTAAAACTAATCCTAAGTCCTCTAATAAATCGGATTTACCAGAACGGATTAAAAAGTCAATTCCTTCATAGGTTCCAACAAGAATATCTGCATCAGCAATATTAGAGTCAGGTAGTTTAAGTTCTCCCTTTGCTTTAATCCTATTCATACCTACCTTAATAGCTACTTTTAATCCGAGAGGTTCGTATCTCTTTTTAAAATCCCTATACTTCTGATTTGCTAATGCAACAAGTGGAGTTAAAAATAAGAATTTTTTTCCATTTAATGCCTTCGGAACACCTACAAGCTCTCCAACCAATGTTTTTCCACTACCTGTTGCTGATACCACCAATAAATTTTCTCCCTTAAATAAACCTTCACGAATAGCTAAATATTGAACTGGTAAAAGGTATTGGTTTTTTTCCTCTATGATAATCTGTTTAAACTCTTTTGGTATTTTAAGCCTTTTCATAGCTATTTTAGGTATTTTATCATCCTGAACTTTAATCCTATCGAACAATGTTAAATCAGAACGAGCTAATGGATCAAATCTTGGTGAAAGCATGTCTAAAACATCATTTAAGCTACCTGTTTTTTCCAGCACTCTCTTGAAATTTCCAAATACCTTTTTATCATAGCCTCTAAGCTGAAGTTCCCTTTTAATTGTATCTTCAGCACAAGTTTTACAGATTAATTGATCATGATATCTATAAGAAAAATCTGAATTGATAATAGTTACTTCACCTTCATAACTGCAATGTTGACAGATATTTGTAAATCTAACTTTAATATTATTTTGCTTGAGGAAAGATTCCAATTTCTCATCTTTTTCTGATAAAAAAACAGCTTGGGAGCGTAAAATATTAATAGCCCTTGAGGGAGGATAAAGCTTATCTTCATTTTCATCTTTAACTAGAAAACGTTTAATGGATATTGTTCCATCTTCTTCATCTTCCCTAAACTTTAATACACCTATAAATTCAGGTTTGCGTTTTGTATTAAGAGCTCCTTTAGGGCTTCCAATAGGATAAATCTCCCAAGATTTTTTCTTTTTATTTAGTACTATCATTAGTTTATAGATATATTTTTAATAGTTTAAAAAGATTAAGAAAAAACAAAGCAATATAAAAATGTAAAAAAAGCACATAAAATTAAAAATACCATAAATAAATGAAAAAATAATGATGAAATGAAGGAATATGATAAAATGGAAAAATATTAAAAAAATATTAAATAAAACTAAAAAAGTAAAAAAGAGAATAAGCATTAAACCTATTCTTCTATTTCTACACCCATTTTTGCTGCTACTCTAGCAAGAAGAATGGTTACAACAACTGCAATAATAGTTACAACAACAGCATAAATGAATAATCCAGAAAGTGCATCTCCAGCACCCATTACAGATTCAATTAATTTTTGAATTGCATCGTTCCATGCTAAACCTGCAACTAAACCGAATGCAGTAGTTACTAAAGTAATGATAGTTTTAATTACGGTTTGACTTACATCAGACATAATATATCTCCTTATTATTTTTAAAAAAATAACTAAAATTAGTAATCAACTACAATTTAACCTCAAAATCTAATTTAGTTTATAATAATTTAGTTAAATAGAATTTACTAATTAATAGTTATTTAATATTTTGTATTTTATCATATATAAAGTTATTATTAAAATACAGTTAGAATAATACTATAAAGTAATTTTTAGTTAATATTTACTAAATTTTTTAAAAAATAGTCAAAAATATAATTATAATTCAAAAAATAAAGAAAAAATAGAAAAATAGGGCAAAGAATGAAAAATAAAAAAAATAAAAAAATTAAAACAATGAAAGATTATTTCTCCCAAGTAGTGGAAATATCTTAATCAAGGTTTTTGGCCGAAGGCCAAAAAGCTTGAGTTAAACAGCATCAGAACCTCTCTCCCCAGTTCTAATCCTAATAACTTCTTCTACATCAGAGACAAATATTTTTCCATCTCCAACTTCACCAGTACGTGCACTTTCTAAGATAAGATTTAATATATCTTCTAAATCCTCTTCATTAACGATTAGTTCTATACGTGTTTTTGGAATAAGATCTATACAATAGCTAGAACCCCTATAAGATTCTTTTATACCTAATTGCCTACCTCTTCCCTTTACAGAAGAAACATTCATACCTTCACAACCCTCTTCAATTAAGGCTTTTTTAACACTTTCAAACATTTCTTCACGAATCACTGCAATTATTCTTTTCATATAATCCCTCTTATAAATATTTAATTTAAAACCTAATAAATTTAAAAGATTAATGATAAATAAATTTTTTAAAATAAAAATCACTTTTTAATCATAATCTTAAAATTAAAACTTAATTAAAATAAAAATCATTTTTTAATCATAATCTTAAAATTAAAACTTAATTAAAATAAAAATCATTTTTTAATCATAGTTTTAAAATTAAAGCTTAATTAATTTATTCATTAAAGTCTATAAGCAGATTCTTCATGTAAGTATGAATCTAATCCGCCGATTTCTTCTTTATCATCTACTCTTAAACCTACTGTTTTTTCAAGAACTTTAGCAATTACAAAACTAACAGTAAAGCTGTATGCTGCTGTAGCTACCACACTTATAACTTGAACAGTTAATTGGCTTGGGTTTCCAAAGAAAAATCCTGCCACTCCATTTATTGCAGGAGATGCAAATAAACCAGTAGCTATCAAACCCCAAACTCCTGAAAGTCCATGAACACCAAATACATCTAAAGCATCATCATATCCAAATCTAGATTTAAGATTATAAATTGCATAGTAAGATATTATAGCTGCCCCTAAACCTATTACAAATGAACCAGATAATGGAACAAAGCCTGCTGCAGGAGTAATTGCCACAAGCCCTGCAACCACTCCAGTAATTGCACCTAATACAGTTGGCTTTCCTAGTTTTATTATATCTAAAATAACCCAAGTAATCATTGCTACAGCTGCTGCAGTATTTGAAATTAGTATTGCAGAACCTGCAAGCCCATTAGCTCCAAGAGCTGATCCTCCATTAAAGCCCATCCATCCAAACCATAAGAATCCTGCTCCAAGAATAGAATAGCCTAAGTTATGTGGAAGAAGAGAGGTGTCTTTTCTTTTACCGAGAACAAGAGCTAATGCAAGTGCTGAAAAGCCAGAGTTAATTTCTACTGCAACTCCTCCTGCAAAGTCTATTGCACCCATATCCATTAACCATCCACCACCCCAAATCCAGTGACAGACAGGTAGATATACTAAGCTAATCCAAAGTATTGTAAATAAAATCCAGGACCCAGTTTTCATTCTTCCAACAATAGATCCAGATACAATAGCTGCAGTAAGTCCTGCAAATGTTAATTGAAATCCAATATAAACTAATGTTGGAATATTTCCAGTTAAACTATCCACTCCAATTCCTTCTAAAAAGAAGTTAACTGGTAATCCTATAAGTCCATTAATGCTAGAAGGTGCAAAAGCTATTTGATAGCCGTATGCTACCCATATAATACTTGCAATTGCAAATGCAATTAAAGATAAAAACATCGTATTTAATACATTTTTCCTTTTTGATAATCCTCCATAAAAAAATGCAATTCCAGGTACTGTCATTAAAAGCACCATAATTAGACTTACAAGCATCCAAGCTGTATCTCCTGTATCTAATAACATAACAATCCTCCTGATTAATTAATTTTAAAAAATAATTAATCTAAAAAAATAATTAATTTAAAAAAATAATTAATTTAAAAAAATAATTAATTTTAAAAAATAATTAATCTAAAAAATAATTAATCTAAAAAAATAATTAATTTAAAACTGATTTTTTTAATATAAATCTGTATAATTTTAAAAAAAATCTTTATAATTTATAAAAATATTTTAGTCGGAAACGGAAGTCCATTTCCACCTATATTATATTGAATGAAATAGTATATAAATCTTAAGATTTAGAGGATAAGAAAACATCGAAAGTTTAAAAAATAATGAATAAAATTATGCAATTTTAGTAAATAAGGGATAAAAAGGTACAATTAATATAAATAATGAATAAAATTAGGCAATTTAAAGAAATTAAGAAAAAATTTTAGAATTTAAGTTAAACT from Methanobrevibacter olleyae encodes the following:
- a CDS encoding DUF5654 family protein, with the translated sequence MSDVSQTVIKTIITLVTTAFGLVAGLAWNDAIQKLIESVMGAGDALSGLFIYAVVVTIIAVVVTILLARVAAKMGVEIEE
- a CDS encoding P-II family nitrogen regulator; the protein is MKRIIAVIREEMFESVKKALIEEGCEGMNVSSVKGRGRQLGIKESYRGSSYCIDLIPKTRIELIVNEEDLEDILNLILESARTGEVGDGKIFVSDVEEVIRIRTGERGSDAV
- a CDS encoding ammonium transporter — its product is MLLDTGDTAWMLVSLIMVLLMTVPGIAFFYGGLSKRKNVLNTMFLSLIAFAIASIIWVAYGYQIAFAPSSINGLIGLPVNFFLEGIGVDSLTGNIPTLVYIGFQLTFAGLTAAIVSGSIVGRMKTGSWILFTILWISLVYLPVCHWIWGGGWLMDMGAIDFAGGVAVEINSGFSALALALVLGKRKDTSLLPHNLGYSILGAGFLWFGWMGFNGGSALGANGLAGSAILISNTAAAVAMITWVILDIIKLGKPTVLGAITGVVAGLVAITPAAGFVPLSGSFVIGLGAAIISYYAIYNLKSRFGYDDALDVFGVHGLSGVWGLIATGLFASPAINGVAGFFFGNPSQLTVQVISVVATAAYSFTVSFVIAKVLEKTVGLRVDDKEEIGGLDSYLHEESAYRL